From Vanrija pseudolonga chromosome 1, complete sequence, a single genomic window includes:
- the LIP_2 gene encoding uncharacterized protein yields MPLVDNRIPGYNVSPGWYLHSIDRKFPIAFYDWHMNLATVRERALYWFINEATDEEDWEAKLHPTNTLRAKMAKALGRGADARWDGTTVARWRERVAQGITDDLKFLKHGFSDAMFDHCLRELKFKAEEYQRSGIVAVFDGAGVVFKSDRAVSPTLHARLLDSIKPFANIPEEDKDWHPGSRGTVHVLVNPSLWPLVYGKTRIVADQELDVNNCLAFYGLGNHTAEVSDRGKRTEFSREFQWLPAVVDVATGKARIVSYINNLHPVEHRDLYGVVEELIDAALPMWSAVYSRVIRWEQNWESNASSKRDNYNRRIMALGNRIRATDGRLKCMNPAYCNQQGWCSPDVEDAWSQPPRDKCDSTSTYDPSAELPQQPRPSHRVTHAEPSGREGFGRTNYANRSGTTQWFKPYTDTSRLQVIVQLANIELTPENPEYHGGDWHVEGLLNERICATALYYYDSDNVTPSRLSFSSSNPWQTLGSYEDTAYKTIYGSDGILIDLGSVLTREGRLLVFPNVFLHKVEPFTLLDKTRPGHRKLVALFLVDPAMPILSTANVLPQQKHWSPVSGALRPRLPQELVDEIESHFDGPFDRAEALRLRDDLIAERRIEGWARFPNSKMSAGRIVRVS; encoded by the exons ATGCCACTAGTCGACAACCGCATCCCTGGCTACAATGTCTCCCCCGGTTGGTACCTCCATTCTATCGACAGGAAGTTCCCCATCGCATTCTACGACTGGCATATGAACCTTGCCACCGTTCGCGAGCGAGCACTGTACTGGTTTATCAACGAGGCGACGGATGAGGAGGACTGGGAAGCCAAGCTCCACCCGACCAACACACTCCGAGCAAAGATGGCCAAAGCACTGGGCAGAGGAGCGGACGCGCGCTGGGACGGCACCACGGTCGCTCGGTGGCGAGAGCGAGTGGCTCAGGGGATAACGGACGACCTCAAGTTCCTCAAGCACGGGTTCTCAGACGCCATGTTCGACCACTGCCTCCGCGAGTTGAAgttcaaggccgaggagtaTCAGCGGTCTGGCATCGTGGCCGTGtttgacggcgccggcgtagTTTTCAAGTCCGACCGTGCAGTTTCTCCTACGCTGCACGCGCGCCTTCTTGACTCCATTAAGCCATTTGCAAACATTCCCGAGGAAGACAAGGACTGGCATCCCGGTAGCCGTGGCACT GtccacgtcctcgtcaaccCCTCACTCTGGCCCCTGGTCTACGGCAAAACACGCATCGTCGCTGATCAGGAACTTGACGTCAACAACTGTCTTGCGTTCTATGGCTTAGGCAACCACACGGCCGAGGTTTCAGACCGTGGCAAGCGCACGGAGTTTTCGCGCGAGTTCCAATGGCTTCCAGCTGTTGTCGATGTTGCCACTGGCAAAGCACGAATCGTGTCATACATCAACAACCTCCACCCTGTTGAACACCGTGACCTGTACGGTGTGGTTGAAGAGCTCATCGATGCGGCACTGCCCATGTGGTCAGCAGTCTATTCAAGGGTCATACGTTGGGAGCAGAACTGGGAATCCAATGCCTCCTCCAAACGTGACAACTACAATAGGCGCATAATGGCACTTGGTAATCGCATTAGAGCAACCGACGGTCGCCTCAAGTGTATGAACCCTGCGTACTGCAACCAACAAGGATGGTGTAGCCCtgatgtcgaggacgccTGGTCTCAACCACCGCGGGACAAGTGTGATTCAACTTCAACCTATGACCCGTCGGCAGAGTTGCCTCAACAGCCTCGACCTAGCCACCGTGTGACGCACGCTGAGCCATCTGGTCGAGAGGGCTTCGGGAGGACAAACTACGCCAACCGCAGTGGAACGACACAATGGTTCAAGCCGTACACGGACACCTCTCGTCTCCAAGTCATCGTCCAGTTAGCCAACATCGAGCTCACCCCTGAGAATCCAGAGTACCATGGCGGTGATTGGCATGTCGAAGGGCTACTCAATGAGCGGATCTGTGCCACAGCTCTGTACTACTACGACAGCGACAACGTAACGCCAAGCCGGCTTTCGTTCAGCTCCTCGAACCCCTGGCAGACACTTGGGTCGTACGAAGATACAGCCTACAAGACGATCTACGGTTCAGACGGAATCCTCATAGACCTCGGCAGCGTGCTGACACGTGAGGGCCGTCTCCTCGTCTTTCCCAACGTCTTCCTACACAAGGTTGAGCCGTTCACGCTGCTTGACAAGACACGACCAGGCCATCGTAAACTGGTGGCACTCTTCCTAGTCGACCCAGCCATGCCTATCCTCTCAACTGCCAACGTACTACCTCAGCAAAAGCACTGGAGTCCTGTTTCTGGTGCCCTCCGTCCGCGACTGCCGCAagagctggtcgacgagaTTGAAAGTCACTTTGATGGGCCTTTCGACCGCGCCGAAGCCCTCAGACTTCGGGATGACCTCATCGCAGAGCGCAGAATCGAGGGATGGGCACGGTTTCCCAATTCCAAGATGTCAGCTGGGCGGATTGTGCGCGTCAGCTGA